The Flavobacterium commune genome contains a region encoding:
- a CDS encoding DNA gyrase/topoisomerase IV subunit A: MKDEEDDNIIPDNEENNSEENPIDENQDGADADEIIHVDAKHFEGEHFYDQDEEGDGNDTITKVTGMYKDWFLDYASYVILERAVPAIEDGFKPVQRRIMHSLKELDDGRYNKVANVVGHTMQYHPHGDASIADAMVQIGQKDLLIDCQGNWGNILTGDGAAASRYIEARLSKFALEVLYSPKITDWGVSYDGRRAEPNNLPVKFPLLLAQGAEGIAVGLSTKVLPHNFNELIDASIKILKGKPFTLYPDFMTAGIADVSNYNDGMRGGRVRVRAKISQIDKNTLAITQIPFSTNTSTLIDSILKANDKGKIKIKKIEDNTAADVEILIHLYPGVSPDKTIDALFAFTACETSVAPLGCVIEDNKPLFIGVSAMLKISTNRTVDLLRQELEIHLEELKNKWHFSTLEKIFIREEMYIDFKLYHDKESLFKYMYDRFEPFTKSFVREINDDDLQRLTQIPMIRITRFDSDKADEFIAKLEDEMREVEHNLEHIIDFAIAYFTKLKEKYGKGRERQTELRIFDDIEATKVVLRNTKLYVDRAEGFVGTSLKKDEYVTDCSDIDDVIVFLRDGSMMITKVDAKTFVGKDIIHIAIFDKSDKRTIYNMVYRDGKSGPSYIKRFNVSGITRDKMYDLTNGTKGSQVLYFTCNPNGEAEVITVLLRQISSIKKLKFDLDFAKLAIKGRASKGNLVTKYPIKKIEIKEKGISTLLPRKIWYDDTVQRLNVDGRGELLGEFRPSDKILIIQQTGKLKVIIPELTTHFEPDMIVLEKWIPKKPISAIYFDGEKERYYLKRFLVETENKEDSFISEHPNSQLELVSTDYRPVVELIFPKIKGVQKESITVDVENFIAVKGFKALGNQLTTDKLKQVNALEPLPYEAPEEIIAESLEVRGELNADDSEIQLEDDGQITLSLD; this comes from the coding sequence ATGAAAGACGAAGAAGACGATAACATAATTCCAGATAACGAAGAAAATAATTCTGAAGAGAATCCTATTGATGAAAATCAAGATGGAGCCGATGCTGATGAAATTATTCACGTAGATGCTAAGCACTTTGAAGGAGAGCATTTTTACGATCAGGATGAAGAAGGAGATGGCAATGATACCATTACCAAAGTTACCGGTATGTACAAGGACTGGTTTTTGGATTATGCTTCTTATGTAATTCTGGAACGTGCCGTTCCTGCCATAGAGGATGGTTTTAAACCCGTTCAACGCCGTATTATGCACTCTTTGAAAGAGTTGGATGATGGGCGTTATAATAAAGTGGCTAATGTTGTAGGGCATACCATGCAATACCACCCTCACGGAGATGCCAGTATTGCTGATGCGATGGTGCAAATAGGTCAAAAAGATTTATTGATAGATTGTCAGGGAAACTGGGGTAATATTTTAACGGGCGATGGAGCTGCGGCTTCCCGTTATATCGAAGCACGTTTGTCAAAATTTGCTTTGGAGGTTTTGTATTCGCCAAAAATCACTGATTGGGGCGTTTCTTATGACGGACGTCGTGCTGAACCAAATAATCTTCCGGTTAAATTTCCGTTGCTTTTGGCGCAAGGAGCTGAGGGAATTGCCGTGGGACTTTCCACTAAAGTCCTGCCTCATAATTTCAATGAATTAATTGATGCTTCGATAAAAATATTAAAAGGAAAGCCTTTTACGTTATATCCTGATTTTATGACTGCGGGTATTGCCGATGTGTCTAATTACAATGATGGTATGCGTGGCGGGCGTGTACGTGTGCGTGCTAAGATTTCGCAAATTGATAAAAACACTTTAGCAATTACCCAAATTCCGTTTTCGACAAATACATCGACTTTGATTGATAGTATTTTGAAAGCCAATGACAAAGGGAAAATCAAAATCAAGAAAATTGAAGACAATACCGCCGCCGATGTTGAGATTTTAATTCACCTTTATCCGGGAGTTTCTCCTGATAAAACCATTGATGCTTTATTTGCTTTCACGGCCTGTGAGACTTCGGTAGCGCCTTTAGGCTGTGTGATTGAGGATAATAAACCTTTGTTCATAGGAGTTTCGGCGATGTTGAAAATATCGACCAATAGAACGGTCGATTTACTTCGTCAGGAATTGGAAATTCATTTAGAGGAATTAAAAAATAAATGGCATTTTTCTACTTTAGAAAAAATCTTCATTCGTGAAGAAATGTACATCGATTTCAAATTGTATCATGATAAAGAATCATTATTCAAATACATGTATGATCGTTTTGAGCCTTTTACAAAATCATTCGTCAGAGAAATTAATGATGACGATTTGCAACGATTGACTCAAATTCCGATGATTCGTATCACTCGTTTTGACTCTGACAAAGCCGATGAATTTATCGCTAAGTTAGAAGATGAGATGAGGGAAGTGGAACATAACTTAGAACATATAATTGATTTTGCTATTGCTTATTTTACCAAATTAAAAGAAAAATACGGTAAAGGACGTGAACGCCAAACCGAATTACGCATTTTTGATGATATTGAAGCAACAAAAGTAGTATTGAGAAATACCAAGTTGTATGTGGATAGAGCAGAAGGTTTTGTAGGAACCAGCTTGAAAAAAGATGAATATGTAACGGATTGTTCCGATATTGATGATGTGATTGTTTTTCTGCGTGACGGAAGTATGATGATTACTAAAGTCGATGCAAAAACCTTCGTGGGTAAAGACATTATTCATATCGCTATTTTTGACAAAAGTGATAAACGTACCATTTATAACATGGTGTACCGCGACGGAAAATCAGGACCTTCTTATATCAAGCGATTTAATGTTTCGGGAATTACCAGAGACAAAATGTATGATTTGACAAATGGTACCAAAGGTTCTCAAGTCTTGTATTTTACCTGTAATCCTAACGGAGAAGCTGAGGTAATTACAGTTCTTTTACGTCAAATAAGCAGTATCAAGAAGTTGAAATTCGATTTGGATTTTGCTAAATTGGCAATTAAAGGTCGTGCTTCTAAAGGAAACCTGGTAACCAAATATCCAATTAAGAAAATCGAAATTAAGGAAAAAGGAATTTCGACTTTGTTACCAAGAAAAATTTGGTATGACGATACAGTACAACGTTTAAATGTTGACGGTAGAGGAGAATTATTGGGAGAATTTAGGCCAAGTGATAAAATTTTAATTATCCAGCAAACCGGTAAATTAAAGGTAATCATTCCTGAATTGACGACTCATTTTGAACCCGATATGATTGTTTTGGAAAAATGGATTCCTAAAAAACCTATTTCGGCTATTTATTTTGATGGAGAAAAGGAACGTTATTATTTAAAACGTTTTCTGGTGGAAACCGAAAATAAAGAAGATAGTTTTATTTCTGAACATCCTAATTCGCAATTAGAATTAGTTTCTACCGATTATCGTCCTGTAGTAGAATTGATTTTTCCAAAAATTAAAGGTGTACAAAAAGAATCGATAACGGTTGATGTTGAGAATTTTATTGCTGTAAAAGGATTTAAGGCCCTCGGAAATCAATTGACAACTGATAAATTAAAACAGGTAAATGCGTTAGAGCCTTTGCCTTATGAAGCTCCGGAAGAAATTATTGCCGAATCGCTGGAAGTAAGAGGCGAATTGAATGCTGATGATAGTGAAATTCAGCTGGAAGATGACGGACAAATAACCTTGTCTTTGGATTAG
- a CDS encoding nucleotidyltransferase family protein produces the protein MFGIYPKSYQEILMIFEDCLSIDEVVIYGSRAKGNYREGSDIDITLKGEVTKEDLNKLWHKLDDSFIPYKFDISIYKDLKSESLIEHIQRVGKTFYKRKN, from the coding sequence ATGTTTGGAATTTATCCTAAAAGCTATCAGGAAATTTTGATGATTTTTGAAGATTGTCTTTCAATTGATGAGGTAGTTATCTATGGTTCCAGAGCCAAGGGAAATTATAGGGAAGGTTCAGATATTGATATTACATTAAAAGGAGAGGTGACCAAAGAAGATTTAAATAAGTTATGGCATAAATTAGATGATAGTTTTATCCCTTATAAATTTGATATATCGATTTATAAGGATTTGAAATCTGAAAGTTTAATAGAACATATCCAAAGAGTTGGTAAAACTTTTTATAAAAGAAAAAACTGA
- a CDS encoding response regulator — MKTNHILLIDDNEIDNIVNNHVIIKSKIAEKITIKKSAIAALEYLKCQEGNTMEFPDLIFLDISMPVMDGFGFLEEIMKFSKPKEKQFSVVMLSSSDNPNDIKRAMSFEVVIDFFTKPLRIGMIEDLIKNKNL; from the coding sequence ATGAAAACCAACCACATTTTATTAATTGACGACAATGAAATTGATAATATTGTCAATAATCATGTCATTATAAAAAGTAAAATAGCTGAAAAGATTACAATTAAAAAATCTGCCATAGCTGCATTAGAATATTTAAAATGTCAAGAAGGCAACACTATGGAATTTCCAGATTTGATTTTTTTAGATATCTCAATGCCTGTTATGGATGGTTTTGGATTTTTGGAAGAAATAATGAAATTTTCCAAACCTAAAGAGAAACAGTTCTCTGTTGTTATGCTTAGTTCATCTGATAATCCGAATGATATTAAAAGAGCAATGAGTTTTGAAGTTGTGATTGATTTTTTTACTAAGCCATTACGAATTGGTATGATAGAGGATTTGATTAAGAACAAAAATTTGTAA
- a CDS encoding 3'-5' exonuclease, with amino-acid sequence MTIKEKIIESLQILGILKEPIDESLNIPIESARFVVLDTETTGFDYVTDRILCIGAIVLQNGTINVQDSFEHYIDQEHFDKSSVQIHGIIRRDVLNHKSEIEVLQLLLDYLGDSIIIAHHTKFDITMINTALERNGLAKLTNKTLDTAILYKKTLIKSNLLQHKDHYTLDDLADKFDISKKDRHTAMGDAYITAIAFLKIIRKLKEKNEIMLYQLFR; translated from the coding sequence ATGACTATTAAAGAAAAAATCATTGAATCGCTTCAAATTTTAGGAATCCTAAAAGAACCTATAGATGAGAGTCTGAATATTCCTATTGAATCGGCACGATTTGTAGTTTTAGACACCGAAACTACAGGTTTTGATTATGTTACAGATCGTATTCTTTGTATAGGTGCTATTGTTTTACAAAATGGGACTATCAATGTCCAGGACAGTTTTGAGCATTATATCGATCAGGAACATTTTGACAAATCCAGTGTTCAGATACACGGAATTATAAGACGGGATGTATTGAATCACAAATCTGAAATTGAAGTATTACAATTACTCTTGGACTATTTGGGCGACTCAATCATAATTGCTCATCATACTAAGTTTGACATCACTATGATTAATACTGCTCTGGAAAGAAACGGATTAGCGAAACTAACTAACAAAACCTTAGATACAGCCATTTTATACAAGAAAACACTAATAAAATCTAACTTATTACAGCATAAAGACCATTATACCTTAGACGATCTGGCAGATAAATTTGATATTTCTAAAAAAGACCGACATACCGCTATGGGAGACGCTTATATTACAGCAATCGCTTTCCTTAAAATTATACGTAAATTAAAAGAAAAAAATGAAATTATGTTATATCAGTTGTTTCGATAA
- a CDS encoding nucleotidyltransferase substrate binding protein translates to MENQDIRWKQRFEHFVNAFKQLKNAKQLKEERDFTELELQGVIQAFEVSQELSWKVMKDFLEEQGKTDLFGSKNAVKEAFNVGLISKGEVWLDMIKSRNLTSHIYDEKEVLAILEIILNDYFPVFIDFENKMKSLL, encoded by the coding sequence ATGGAAAATCAGGATATTCGTTGGAAACAGAGGTTTGAACATTTTGTAAATGCATTTAAGCAATTAAAAAATGCTAAGCAACTTAAAGAAGAAAGAGATTTTACTGAATTAGAACTACAAGGGGTAATTCAGGCATTTGAAGTTTCTCAAGAATTGTCTTGGAAAGTAATGAAAGATTTCTTGGAAGAACAAGGAAAAACAGATTTGTTTGGTAGTAAAAATGCTGTAAAAGAAGCTTTTAATGTTGGACTTATTTCTAAAGGAGAAGTCTGGCTAGATATGATTAAAAGCAGAAATCTTACTTCTCATATTTATGATGAGAAAGAGGTTTTGGCTATTTTGGAGATTATATTGAATGATTATTTTCCTGTTTTCATCGATTTTGAAAATAAAATGAAAAGCCTTTTATAA
- a CDS encoding DUF294 nucleotidyltransferase-like domain-containing protein yields the protein MKNTISQRVADFLKNFPPFNFLDQHDIEVLSEQVSIIYKDKGAVIFTENEETHDSFYVVHKGAVELLKNQKNDILDMCDEGDIFGLRPLIAHENYKMEARTHEETILYAIPIAIFKPYAIKNSNVGSFIIDSFASNTQNPFSKSHSDKLYGSDFNSENSGEVIDTDNKILDLQPIKYSKKIITCSRAATAKEIAVTMTKKNIGAMLVVEDMLPIGIITDKDLRNKIVTGEYSINTTADVIMNSPVITYSKKMTITQAQMAMMKSNISHLCLTKDGTANTKAVGILSKHDVMVALGNNPAVLIKALKRVKKAKAIKPIRAKIMQLLQGYLNQNIPITLTSKIITELNDACIKRVIELSLAKMKTPPPARFSWLALGSQGRSEQLLHTDQDNALIYEDVPEAIQEKTRKYFLELAAEVNKGLFEIGYEYCPAEMMASNPKWCLSLNQWKELVHDWISKPGKDEVLLSFIFFDYSLSYGDRELANELADYIFGDIDANPIFYVHLVSGALQSPSPTGFFRQFLVEQDGAHKDFFDIKRRALMPLADAARVLILSHSVKGISNTYERFEKLAELEPQNKELYLSCAYSYKALLKFRTKQGLLHHDSGQFIELEALSKLEKVKLKGAFKTIKELQEVISMRFNPGKITI from the coding sequence ATGAAAAACACTATTTCGCAAAGGGTAGCCGACTTTTTAAAAAACTTCCCTCCTTTTAATTTTTTAGATCAACACGACATCGAAGTACTTTCGGAACAGGTTTCAATAATTTACAAAGATAAAGGAGCAGTAATTTTTACTGAAAATGAAGAAACCCATGATTCTTTTTATGTGGTTCACAAAGGCGCTGTCGAACTTTTAAAAAATCAGAAAAACGATATTTTAGATATGTGTGACGAAGGCGATATTTTTGGTTTACGTCCGTTAATTGCGCATGAAAATTATAAAATGGAGGCTCGAACGCACGAAGAAACCATCCTTTATGCCATCCCGATTGCCATTTTCAAACCTTATGCCATAAAAAATTCAAATGTTGGGAGCTTCATCATAGACAGTTTTGCTTCTAACACACAAAATCCCTTTTCTAAAAGTCATAGCGACAAATTATATGGAAGTGATTTTAATAGTGAAAACTCCGGAGAAGTTATCGATACCGATAATAAAATTTTGGATTTACAACCCATTAAATATTCTAAAAAAATTATTACTTGTTCGCGTGCGGCTACCGCCAAAGAAATTGCAGTAACAATGACCAAGAAAAACATTGGAGCCATGCTGGTAGTAGAAGATATGTTGCCCATAGGAATTATTACCGATAAAGATTTAAGAAATAAAATTGTAACCGGTGAATATTCAATTAATACTACAGCGGATGTAATCATGAATTCTCCTGTGATTACCTATTCTAAAAAAATGACGATTACTCAAGCCCAAATGGCAATGATGAAAAGTAATATCAGTCATTTATGTCTAACAAAAGACGGAACAGCCAATACAAAAGCGGTAGGAATTCTTTCCAAACATGATGTGATGGTCGCTCTGGGAAATAATCCTGCCGTATTGATAAAAGCATTAAAAAGAGTCAAAAAAGCCAAAGCAATTAAGCCTATTCGTGCCAAAATTATGCAGTTGTTACAAGGCTATTTGAATCAAAATATCCCGATAACATTAACATCTAAAATTATTACCGAATTAAATGATGCTTGTATTAAAAGGGTAATCGAATTGTCTTTAGCCAAAATGAAAACGCCTCCTCCGGCACGTTTCTCCTGGCTAGCATTAGGAAGCCAAGGTCGTAGCGAACAATTATTACATACCGATCAGGATAACGCCTTAATCTATGAAGATGTTCCGGAAGCAATACAGGAAAAAACCCGAAAATATTTTCTGGAATTAGCTGCTGAAGTCAACAAAGGGTTATTTGAAATTGGTTATGAATATTGTCCTGCCGAAATGATGGCTTCCAATCCTAAATGGTGTTTGAGTTTAAATCAATGGAAAGAACTGGTTCATGACTGGATTAGTAAACCCGGAAAAGACGAAGTATTGCTATCTTTTATCTTTTTTGATTATAGCTTGTCTTATGGCGATAGAGAACTCGCTAATGAATTAGCCGATTATATTTTTGGAGATATTGATGCTAATCCTATTTTCTATGTGCACTTGGTTAGTGGTGCACTGCAAAGCCCATCGCCTACAGGATTTTTTAGACAATTTCTTGTTGAACAAGACGGTGCTCACAAAGATTTCTTTGATATAAAACGTCGTGCTTTGATGCCCCTGGCCGATGCGGCAAGGGTTTTAATTTTATCCCATTCCGTTAAAGGAATCAGTAATACTTATGAACGATTTGAAAAATTAGCTGAACTTGAACCTCAAAACAAAGAATTATACTTATCCTGTGCTTATTCGTATAAAGCATTATTAAAATTCAGAACCAAACAAGGTCTTTTACACCATGATTCAGGGCAATTTATCGAGCTAGAGGCGCTTTCTAAATTAGAAAAAGTTAAACTAAAAGGGGCATTTAAAACCATAAAAGAACTACAAGAAGTTATTTCGATGCGTTTTAATCCCGGAAAAATTACAATATAA
- a CDS encoding DNA topoisomerase IV subunit B has product MSEQSKYTEDNIRSLDWKEHIRMRPGMYIGKLGDGSSPDDGIYILLKEVIDNCIDEFVMGTGKTIEVSIKDKTVAVRDYGRGIPLGKVVDVVSKMNTGGKYDSLAFKKSVGLNGVGTKAVNALSNYFRVESVREDKQKAAEFSAGNLVLEEDIIETTKRKGTKVTFTPDEAIFKNYKFRNEYVVKMLKNYCYLNAGLTIIYNGEKYFSDNGLKDLLDENIAIEDMVYPIIHLKGEDIEIALTHSKSQYSEEYHSFVNGQNTTQGGTHLVAFREAIVKTIREFYNKGFEPSDIRKSIVSAISLKVMEPVFESQTKTKLGSTDMGSDPGMPSVRTYVNDFVKNNLDNYLHKNPETADLLLRKILQAERERKELSGIRKLAKDRAKKASLHNKKLRDCRVHLPDIKNPRYLESTLFITEGDSASGSITKSRDVNTQAVFSLRGKPLNSYGMSKKIVYENEEFNLLQAALDIEDDMENLRYNNIVIATDADVDGMHIRLLLITFFLQFFPELIKEGHLYILQTPLFRVRNKKETIYCYSEEERKAAIEKLKPKPEITRFKGLGEISPNEFQFFIGEDIRLDPVMMDKHTSVEQLLSFYMGKNTPDRQEFIIKNLKVELDTIEEA; this is encoded by the coding sequence ATGTCAGAGCAAAGTAAATATACCGAAGATAATATTCGGTCACTCGACTGGAAAGAACATATCCGTATGCGTCCCGGTATGTATATCGGAAAATTAGGAGACGGGTCCTCGCCCGATGATGGTATCTATATTTTACTAAAAGAAGTTATTGATAACTGTATCGATGAATTTGTCATGGGTACAGGAAAAACTATTGAGGTAAGCATCAAGGATAAAACCGTGGCTGTTAGAGATTATGGTCGTGGGATTCCATTGGGGAAAGTGGTGGATGTGGTTTCCAAGATGAATACCGGAGGAAAGTATGACTCTTTAGCTTTTAAAAAATCGGTTGGTTTAAATGGAGTAGGTACCAAGGCAGTGAATGCTTTGTCTAATTATTTTCGTGTAGAATCGGTACGAGAAGACAAACAAAAGGCTGCTGAGTTCTCTGCCGGTAATTTGGTTTTGGAAGAAGATATTATTGAAACTACCAAACGAAAAGGAACCAAAGTTACTTTTACTCCTGATGAGGCAATTTTTAAAAACTATAAATTCCGTAATGAATATGTAGTGAAAATGCTGAAGAATTATTGTTATCTGAATGCAGGATTAACAATAATTTACAATGGCGAAAAATATTTTTCAGATAATGGACTGAAAGATTTATTAGATGAAAATATTGCTATCGAGGATATGGTTTATCCAATTATTCATCTGAAAGGAGAGGATATTGAAATAGCTTTAACGCACAGTAAGTCACAATATAGCGAAGAATACCATTCTTTCGTAAATGGACAAAACACCACTCAGGGAGGGACACATTTAGTCGCTTTTAGGGAAGCGATTGTAAAAACTATCCGTGAGTTTTATAATAAAGGTTTTGAGCCTTCGGATATTCGAAAATCGATTGTCAGTGCGATAAGCTTGAAGGTTATGGAACCTGTTTTCGAATCGCAAACCAAAACCAAATTAGGTTCTACAGATATGGGTTCTGATCCCGGAATGCCTTCGGTACGTACTTATGTCAATGATTTTGTCAAAAATAATTTAGATAATTATCTGCATAAAAATCCGGAAACTGCCGACTTGCTTTTGCGTAAAATTTTGCAAGCAGAAAGGGAGCGTAAGGAACTTTCGGGTATTCGAAAATTAGCCAAAGACAGAGCTAAGAAAGCGAGTTTGCACAATAAAAAATTGCGTGATTGCCGCGTGCATTTACCCGATATTAAGAACCCACGTTATTTAGAAAGTACCCTTTTTATTACCGAGGGAGATTCGGCTTCCGGGTCGATTACGAAATCGCGCGATGTAAACACACAGGCTGTATTTAGTTTGCGTGGTAAGCCTTTGAATTCATACGGAATGAGCAAAAAAATTGTTTATGAAAATGAAGAATTCAACTTATTGCAAGCCGCTTTGGATATCGAGGACGATATGGAAAACCTGCGCTACAACAACATTGTTATCGCAACCGATGCCGATGTCGATGGAATGCACATCCGTTTGTTGTTGATTACATTTTTTCTGCAATTTTTCCCGGAGTTAATCAAAGAAGGGCATTTGTATATTTTGCAAACGCCACTTTTTAGAGTTCGAAATAAAAAAGAAACTATTTATTGCTATTCTGAAGAAGAACGAAAAGCAGCCATAGAGAAATTAAAACCAAAACCTGAAATCACCCGATTCAAGGGATTGGGAGAGATTTCGCCAAATGAGTTTCAGTTTTTTATTGGTGAAGATATTCGATTAGATCCTGTTATGATGGATAAACATACTTCGGTAGAACAATTGTTATCCTTCTATATGGGTAAAAATACTCCTGACCGACAAGAATTTATCATCAAGAATTTGAAGGTGGAGTTGGATACAATTGAAGAAGCTTAG